ATAGCATCTCTTAGTTCAGCCCAAATATTCTGAAACTCGACATCTTCAACCGTGCCATTTGTGGAGTGACCTGTTATTGAATTCCTTTGCAATCTTATTCTATCTATACATGCGGCGAGGCTTGTATCACCCTTGAATGGAGAATTCCCCCAGCCCTTCTTATGGCCAGAAATCTTGCAAATGTTGCGTAAAATGATGTAAATTACACTTATATCCATGTCCTTTGCGACTAGAGGTGCATTTCCGGTGGTTGGGTATATAAGACTTCTTTGCTGAtggttcattttattttccaacttTTTTCTGTTCTTATCTAGCTCCGATCTGAGGTTAGAGGGTGGAATGTAATGACTGAGGATGTCCCGCAGCAAATCGCTACAAATAGTCATGATGAGTTGACAGAGGCGGAAGAAATTTTCTGTAGATTTTCCCGGCGTTATATAAGGAGCTTTGGAGGTTCCAGGTACATCCTCCATACTTTCAGATCCGTTTACGTCTAACCAAATCGGAAATATACAGAATGGTTATAATAAAAAAGGGTATTAAAATagcaaacatacatgtatactatacgTTAATTTTGGAGGATGTAAACAGGTCAATAAATGAACTTGTCTGCTCCAAGTCTAATAGAtacaatttcacaattaaagtactgaagtactgacgggagttgattttatcaattacctggtattatttatcttaaaatcaacgatatgttatttgcttggcaagtagtttttTTATCTCCATTTTTATCTCcatttgaattacatgtacatacatttttattatatggattctcggacttttccgacaaaaatttcgagaaaacctcatATGAATCATATgaaatgttgtgtaatatttaaaaatagaattgatttcatcaaactatgtatcggttttcgaaatatttcataagtgtatggatccaaccataaatgaactctagtctcgatCAACCAGAtgttcggctgtctccgttaatctccaaaAAGTtagagataccaggtcacgtgatagcttgatgatgcgacctctaaatatggACTggctctctgcttgtcggagatgtacggagac
This genomic window from Crassostrea angulata isolate pt1a10 chromosome 8, ASM2561291v2, whole genome shotgun sequence contains:
- the LOC128159104 gene encoding uncharacterized protein LOC128159104; translation: MEDVPGTSKAPYITPGKSTENFFRLCQLIMTICSDLLRDILSHYIPPSNLRSELDKNRKKLENKMNHQQRSLIYPTTGNAPLVAKDMDISVIYIILRNICKISGHKKGWGNSPFKGDTSLAACIDRIRLQRNSITGHSTNGTVEDVEFQNIWAELRDAIVDIEKQLTGGELYQRLVDTLLTCNLNPTDAKMYKEKFDKLQSQLIVKQENIESIEQELQEQISMKRERVDNLEKKVEKCSERKRKNTEFSKRRKIEDLEKRLRRLEDLEKRVKSLEDEQRRLTSKIT